A genomic segment from Desulfonatronum lacustre DSM 10312 encodes:
- a CDS encoding type II secretion system F family protein, with product MPIQGDHLLLAGVGMLAFSFVLLLFGVVQHTRHAARQRALLERARFPLSASTAEPVQGKNQKSSSKGGMVYDLIGLLGSKITKDSVAEHSRMRVRFLKAGIRSEGAPAVFWGTKFLLALLLPSGILLFKLSTPHITISPTVMILALTAAALTGYYLPDLLLYNRTLKRKQIILDGFPDALDMLVVGVEAGMGMDASMQRVANEIRLDNQTLSDELMLYSLELRAGMLRHDALKNLAMRTDLSEMHNLTTLLIQTDKFGTSVSQALKVYSDSMRTQRFQRAETVAAQLPVKMLFPMILFIFPALFVVILGPGMIQIYRTLIQM from the coding sequence ATGCCTATTCAAGGAGATCATTTGCTGCTTGCCGGCGTGGGCATGCTTGCATTTTCCTTCGTATTGCTGCTGTTCGGCGTTGTTCAGCACACTCGGCACGCCGCGCGACAACGAGCGCTCCTGGAAAGAGCCCGCTTTCCCCTCTCCGCTTCCACGGCTGAACCGGTTCAGGGCAAAAACCAGAAGTCATCTTCCAAGGGAGGCATGGTCTACGACCTCATCGGCCTGCTGGGAAGCAAAATCACCAAGGACAGCGTCGCGGAACATTCCCGGATGCGGGTCCGATTTCTGAAGGCCGGAATCCGGAGCGAAGGGGCCCCTGCCGTCTTCTGGGGCACGAAGTTCCTTCTGGCCCTGCTCCTGCCCTCGGGTATTCTGTTGTTCAAGCTTTCCACCCCCCACATAACCATCTCTCCGACAGTCATGATCCTGGCTCTCACGGCAGCGGCCCTGACCGGTTATTACCTGCCAGACCTGCTCCTTTACAACAGGACGCTCAAACGCAAACAAATCATCCTGGACGGCTTTCCTGACGCATTGGACATGCTGGTTGTGGGGGTTGAAGCGGGCATGGGCATGGACGCCAGCATGCAACGAGTGGCCAACGAAATCCGGCTCGACAACCAAACACTGAGCGACGAACTGATGCTCTACTCATTGGAGCTTCGGGCCGGAATGCTGCGCCATGACGCCTTGAAGAACCTGGCCATGCGCACGGATCTCTCCGAAATGCACAATCTGACGACCCTGCTCATCCAAACGGACAAATTCGGCACCAGCGTCAGCCAGGCCTTGAAGGTCTACTCCGACAGCATGCGCACGCAGCGTTTTCAACGCGCCGAAACCGTGGCCGCCCAGTTGCCGGTCAAGATGCTGTTCCCCATGATCCTCTTTATTTTTCCAGCACTGTTCGTGGTCATCCTTGGCCCTGGAATGATTCAGATTTATCGGACACTGATCCAGATGTAG